The Halostella salina nucleotide sequence GCGGCCCGCGCCGTCGCGCCGCGCCTCGGCGAGGCCGTCGAGCGCTTCCCGGACGCCTGGGTCGGCACCGAGGGCGTCGAGCGCATCGCGCTGGCGGCGGGCGGCACCCAGTACGAACTGCTCTCCCGAACGACCGAACGTGACCTGCGCGCCCTGCGCGACGCCGGGCTCGCCGAGGAGGTGGCGGTGTACGCGCCGACCGTGCTCACCGACGACGAGGACGCCGTCCTCGACGCGGTCGGCGACTACGCCGCGCGCCGCAAGCCGGTGGCGCGGGCGCTCCCCGACGGCGCACCGACCGACAGCGCCGCCACGGGCCGCGCCCGCGAGGTGCTGTCGAAGGCCGTCCGGGACTACGCGCTGGTCGGCTCCCGCGAGACAGTCCGCGAGCGCGTCGCCGACCTGAAGGACGCCGGCGCGACGACCGTCGTCGGCTACCCCGCCCGCGGCGTCGACGCGTTCGCCGGCGGCGCGTAGCCCGGCACTCGCCGTCCGACCCGACTGGCTTGCAGCGGTGCGTCCGTCCCGGGGACTGGTACAACGCGGACGGTCCCGGAGAACTGGCCGACCCGTGGTGGACCCGGTGACGGATCGTCTCCCGAGGGGTTCACAAACCCAATAAAACGCTTTCCGTGGCACGAAGACTTCATTATGAATAGACAATCTTAACAGGCGATAGAACAACTATCCGATGATGCAACGATCTACCCAGGACTGGTGGCCGAACCAGTTGAACTTGGACATTCTCGACCAGAACGCGGGAACCGTCGGCCCCATGGACGAGGGCTACGACTACGCCGAGGAGTTCGAGGAGCTCGACCTCGACGCGGTGAAAGAGGACATCGAGGCGGTCATGACGACCACACAGGACTGGTGGCCGGCCGACTACGGCCACTACGGGCCGCTGTTCATCCGGATGGCGTGGCACAGCGCCGGGACGTACCGAACAGCCGACGGTCGCGGCGGCGCGGCCGGCGGCCGACAGCGCTTCGCGCCCCTGAACAGCTGGCCGGACAACGCGAACCTCGACAAGGCGCGCCGCCTGCTCGAACCAGTCAAGCAGAAGTACGGCCGGAAGCTCTCGTGGTCGGACCTGATCGTGCTCGCCGGGAACGTCGCCATCGAGTCGATGGGGTTCCGGACGTTCGGCTTCGCGGGCGGCCGCGAGGACGACTACCGCCCCGACGACTCCGTCGACTGGGGGCCGGAGGACGAGATGGACACCCAGGAGCGCTTCGACGAGGCCGGCGAGATCCAGGAGGGACTCGGCGCGTCCGTCATGGGGCTCATCTACGTCAACCCCGAGGGGCCGGACGGGAACCCCGACCCCGAGCTGTCGGCGGAGAACATCCGGCAGACGTTCAGCCGGATGGCGATGAACGACAAGGAGACCGCGGCGCTCATCGCCGGCGGCCACACCTTCGGGAAGGTCCACGGCGCGGACGACCCCGACGAGAACCTCGGTCCCGAGCCGGAGGCCGCCCCCATCGAACAGCAGGGCCTCGGCTGGGAGAACGAACACGGCACCGGCAAGGGCGGCGACACGATCACCAGCGGCATCGAGGGCCCCTGGACGCAGTCACCGACCGAGTGGGACACGGGCTACCTCGACAACCTCCTCGACTACGAGTGGGCCGCACAGAAGGGCCCCGGCGGTGCGTGGCAGTGGGTCCCGGTCGACGAGGACCTGCAGGACTCCGCGCCCGACGCCCACGACGACGAGGAGTCGGTGACGCCGATGATGCTCACGACGGACATCGCGCTGAAGCGCGACCCCGACTACCGCGAGATCATCGAGGAGTTCCAGGAGAACCCGATGGAGTTCGGGATGAACTTCGCGAAGGCGTGGTACAAGCTCACGCACCGTGACATGGGCCCGCCGGAGCGGTTCCTCGGCCCCGAGGTGCCCGACGAGGAGATGATCTGGCAGGACCCCCTGCCGGACGCCGACTACGACACGATCGACGAGGCCGACGCCGAGGAGCTCAAGGCGGAACTGCGTGACTCGGACCTGACCGTCCAGCAGCTCGTCAAGACCGCGTGGGCGTCGGCGTCGACGTACCGCGACAGCGACAAGCGCGGCGGCGCGAACGGCGCGCGCCTCCGCCTCGAACCCCAGAAGAGCTGGGCCGTCAACGAACCCGAGGAGCTGACCCACGCCCTCCAGACCCTCGAAGGGATCCAGGAGGAGTTCAACGCCTCGCAGGGAGACGACACGCGCGTCTCGCTCGCCGACCTCATCGTCCTCGGCGGTGCCGCGGGCGTCGAGCAGGCCGCGGCCGACGCGGGCTACGACGTCGAGGTCCCGTTCGAGCCGGGCCGCGTCGACGCCGCCGCGGAGCAGACCGACGAGGAGTCCTTCGAGGCGCTGAAGCCGAAGGTCGACGGGTTCCGGAACTACATCGGCGACGACCTCACCCGGCAGCCCGAGGAACTGCTCGTGGACAGGGCCGACCTCCTGAACCTGACGGCCAGCGAGATGACCGTGCTGGCCGGCGGCCTGCGCGCGCTGGGCGCGACCCACGGCGACGCCGAGCCCGCCTTCGTCGAGGAGCCGGGGACGCTCACCAACGAGTTCTTCGTGAACCTGACCGACATGGGCTACGAGTGGGAGGAGTCCGCGGACGGCGAGTACGCGTACGAGGTGCGCGACCGCGATACCGGCGAGGTCGCGTGGGACGCCACCCGCCTCGACCTCGTGTTCGGGTCGAACGCACGGCTCCGCGCCATCGCGGACGTGTACGCGGCCGCCGACGGCGAGGAGCAGTTCGTGCAGGACTTCGCCGACGCGTGGCACAAGGTCATGACGCTCGACCGCTTCGATCTGGAGTAAACTGAGCGCAGCGACCCGGTTTTTTCTGCCGCGATTTCCGCGCGACGACGGCGCTACGTCCAAGTACCTGCCGGCCGCACCGTCACGCATGACACACGTTGCAGTCGTGGGCGGCGGCGCGGTCGGCGCGACGGCCGCGTACGACCTGGCCGAGCGGGGCGCGGACGTGACGCTGTTCGAGCGCGGCGAGATAGCGAGCGGCAGCACCGGCCGCGCCGCGGGCATCGTGTACGACGCCTTCGCCGAGGACGTGGACGCCCGCGTGGCCGACCGCGCGGTCGAGCGGTTCCGCGAGTTCTCCGGCGAGGGCGACTTCGCGTTCCGCGAGACGCCGTACGTCTGGCTCGCCCGCGAGGGCGACGAGAAGCGTGCGAGCGCTATCCGCGAGCAGGTGCCCCGGATGCGGGACCACGGCCGGGACGTCTCCCTGCTGGACGCCGACGAACTGGCGGCGGAGTGGTCCGCGCTCCGGACCGACGACGTGGCGGTCGCCGCGGTCGCGCGGGACGCGGGGCGGGTGTATCCCGAGACGTACCCCCCGCTGCTCGCGTCGAAGGCCGAGGCCGCCGGTGCGAGCGTCGAGCCGAACGCCGTCGCGAGCGTGACGACCGATCCGGTGGGCGTCGCGGTCGACGGCGAGGACCGCGCGTTCGACGCGGTGCTCGTCGCCGCCGGCGCGCACACGAAGCGGCTGCTCGCCGAGGCCGGCGTTTCGGTCGCGCTGAAGCCGTACCGCGTGCAGGCGCTGACGACCGCCGACGGCCCGGACGTGCCGCTGACCTACGACGCGACGGGCGGGTTCTACCTCCGGCCGTACGGCGACGGCCTGCTCGCCGGCGACGGGACGGAGGAGTTCGAGAGCGACCCGGACGACTGGGCGCGCGACGCCGACGACGCGTTCGTCGAAGCGACCCGCGAGGGGATCGCCGCCCGGACGGGCGACGACGTGGACGTGACGGAGGCGTGGGCCGGCCTCTGCTGTGCGACGCCGGACCGCGACCCCCTGCTGGGCGAGGTCCGGGACGGCCTGTTCGTCGCCTGCGGGTTCCAGGGCCACGGGTTCATGCGCGCCCCGGCGCTGGCCGAGGCGGTCGCGGAGCAGGTGCTCGGCGGCGAGGGGGTCCCGGCGTTCGACCCGACGCGCTTCACCGGCGACGAGGAGTTCGAAATCGTCGAGGGGATGACCGTCGAGGAGTAAGGCGGCCGCCTCAGGCGAGGATCAGGCGTCGTCCGGGTCGACGGTCGTCTCGACCGCCGCGGAGCCGTCGTCGGACTCGGCTTTCGGGAGGTGGACGTGGAGTTCGCCCGTGTCGGTCAGCGTCGCCGTCGCGCTCTCGGCGTCGACGTTCACGCCGTCAGGAAGCTTCGCCCGGCCGTCGAGCGAGAGTCCGCGCCCGGGGAACAGCATCTCGAACCCCTCGTGGTAGTCGCGGAACCGGTCGACGCGGACCAGCACCGCGCCATCGGCGAAGCGCACCTGCACGTCGCTCCCCGTCGCCCCCGGCGCGTCGAACACGACGAGGACGGCGTCGTCGCTCTCCAGTACGTCCGCGGCGAGTGACCGCGATTCCTGCAGGCGACTGGTCGCCCGGCCGACCTGCTTGACCACGGTGTCGGTCACCGACTTGCCGATCTCTCGTAGGGTCATTGACCGATCCTACGTCGTCCAGCCGCCTAAATCCTGCGCGCTACAGTTCGATGAGTTCGAGCCCCTCGGTCTCCGCACAGTACGGGCAGACGAGGTCGTCCAAGCCGAGGTCCTCGGGCACGTCGTACGTGTAGTGGTTCTCGAACATGTCCAGCTCGCAGTCGTCGTTGGTACACTTGATCTCCTCGGTCTTCGGCATACCCGTCCGTTCGCGTGCGACGGAAAAGGGGCTTACGGAGGGCGAAACCCGGCCGAACCCGGCTGTCGTCAGCCCTCACCGAAGGGCAGTTCCATGAGCTCGAACAGCCGGCCGTCGAACGCCAGGGCGTCGGTCGGCGCGCGCCCCTCGGCCCACGCCAGGTTGTCTTGCTCACCCGAACCGATGTCGGTGAGGCCGTCGACGGCCTCGGCGAGCGCCCGGACCGCGTCGCCGTCGCGGTCGGTCCGGAGTTCGGTCCGCGTCACCCGCGTCTCCGCGCCGCCGATATCGTAGCCCACACCCCAGCCGGTCCACTCGCCGGCGTCGGCGTTGCGGGTCAGCGCGAACGTGGCCGCCTCGTCGAAGCCCGTGCGGGCGACCAGCGACTCCGAGCCGGCGACGGAGTCGACGAGCGTCTCGTCGGTCCGCAACAGCGATCGGAAGTCGTCGGCGTCGACGGCGCTCGCGGAGACCACTGTCCCCGCCCGGGAGGCACCGTGCCTGTCGTCGCCGTAGTGGCGGACGGAGAAGTCACCGACCGACTCCTCGCCGGTCGGGTCCCGGTCCGTGTTCGTGTAGACGTCGGCGTTCGCGGCGGCCGTCTCCGCGTCGAAGCGCCCGCCGCAGGCGAACAGCGACGGGCCCTCGAACAGCGGCGAGGCGGCGAGGACGGACCACTCCGTTTCATCGGGCGGCAGCGTCGCGTCGAACCGAAGACCGGGCACCTCCGGGGAGAGTTCGCCGGCGAGGTGGTCGCTCGCGGCAGTCAGCCGGGCGGGCGACTGGAACGTCGCCGTCATCGAGGTCTGGTCCTCGTAGTCCGTCGGGTCGTAGAGCCATCGCCGGGCCGGGGAGGGGTCGGCTCCGTCGTCGGTCGTCAATCCTGAGGAGTCGCCGCCGAGGACGCTGCTACAGCCCGCGAGGGCGGCGACCGCCCCGGCACCGGCGAGTCGGAGGGTGTCGCGTCGCGTTGAGGGCATCGGTCGTGGGAACCGTCGCGAGCGAGTAAAATCCGCCGACTGCACTGCCCGCCGCATCGCACCCGTTTTACCCGTCGAGCGTGTACGCCGGCGTATGACCGACCCCGCGAACCTGGACGTGACGCTCGTCGACGGCTACGTCGACGAGCCGGCCCACTTCGGGGTCCCGCCGTACGTCTCGACGTACCCGCGGTACACGGCGGGCGCGCTCGTCGACGCCGGCGTGCCGCCCGAGCGGATTACGTACCACACCATCGACGAACTGCGCGACGACCGCAACCGCTGGCGCGACGTGGCCGACGCCGACCTGTTCGTCTACATCGGCGGGATGACCGTCCCCGGCAAGTACGTCGGCGGCACCCCCGCCGAACCGGACGAGGTGCGCGAACTCGCCTGGACCGCCGACGGCGTCTCGATGATGGGCGGCCCCGTCCGCTTCGGCGTCGGCGAGGCGAACGAGGGCGCGAGCGAGACGGCCCGGGACGACCTGGACTTCGACTTCCTGGCGATGGCCGACGTGGAGGCGGCGGCCCACGACATCGTCGACAACGGGCTGGAGGGGTTCGAGGACCGATACCGCGGCGTCCCCGAGGAGACGCGCTGGGCGCGGAAAGGGGCCTTCGTCGTCGAACAGCATCCCAACCACCCGGACTACCTCATCGCCGAACTGGAGACCTCGCGGGGCTGTCCGTACCGCTGTTCGTTCTGCACGGAGCCGATGTACGGCGACCCGGACTTCCGGCCGCCCGAGTCCGTCGTGGACGAGGTGGACGCCCTCTCGGACCGCGGCGTCGAGCACTTCCGGCTCGGCCGGCAGGCCGACATCCTCGCCTACGGCGGCGACGGCGAGAAGCCCAACCCCGACGCCCTCCGTGACCTGTACGGCGGCATCCGCGAGGTCGCTCCCGACCTGGAGACGCTCCACCTCGACAACATGAACCCCATCACCGTCGTCGAGTGGCCGGACCTGGCCCGCGAGGGGATCCGCGTCATCGCCGAGCACAACACGCCCGGCGACACCGCCGCGTTCGGCCTGGAGTCGGCCGACCCCGTCGTTCAGGAGGAGAACAACCTGAACGTCACCGCCGAGGAGTGCTTCGAGGCCGTCCGGATCGTCAACGAGGAGGCCGGCTGGCGGCCGGGCGAAGGGGACGACGGCGAACGACCCCGCGGCCCCTCCACCGGCGACGACGCACCGAACCGCCTCCCGAAGCTCCTGCCCGGCATCAACCTGCTCCACGGGCTGAAGGGCGAACGCGAGGAGACGTTCGAGCACAACAAGCGGTTCCTCCGGCGCGTGTACGACGAGGGGCTGATGCTCCGCCGGGTGAACATCCGGCAGGTGATGGCCTTCGAGGGCACCGACATGGCCGAGACCGGTGCGGATCTGGCGAAGGATCACAAGCAGCTGTTCCAGCAGTACAAGGAGGAGGTCCGGGAGACGGTCGACAACCCGATGCTCCAGCGCGTCGCGCCGCCGGGCACCGTCCTGCCGGACGTGCATCTGGAGTACCACCAGGACGGCAAGACGTTCGGCCGCCAGCTCGGCACCTACCCCCTGCTCGTCGGCATCCCCGGCGAGCGCGAACTCGGCCGGACGATCGACGTGGCCGTCGTCGACCACGGCTACCGCTCGGTGACGGGCGTTCCCCACCCGCTGGACGTGAACAGCGCAACGATGGACGAACTCCGCGCGCTGCCGGGCGTCGGTCGCTCCAGCGCGGGCGACATCGTCGTCGACCGCCCGTACGACTCGCCCGCGGAGGTCGATATCGATGCGGACCTCGGCGCGTTCGCGACGGCCCGGCCGCCGGGAAGCGCGGACTGACCGCGTCCGGCCCCGTCCCGCAGTCGCCTGCAAGACCTATGATCCCCGAGCCGTTCGGTTCCTCCATGCGCGAGGCCGACGCAACCACTCGCGAGCGGATCGCCGACCGACTCCGCGGGGAGACGCTCTCCGCGAGCGCGCTCGCGGCCGAGTTCGACGTGACGACCGACACCGCACTGACCCACGTCGAGCACGTCGCGAAGTCGCTCGACGGCACCGGCGAGCAGCTTCTGGTCGCGCCCCCCGAGTGTCGGGACTGCGGGTTCTCGGACTTCGACGACCCCGCCAACCGCCCGTCTCGCTGCCCCGAGTGCAAGAGCGAGGCCGTCGCGGAGCCGTCGTTCCGGATCGAGTGACTTCCTCCCGTCCGTCCAGTTCCGAGGACGAAGGGCCCTGGGACGACATTGGAGTGTTCTAGGCGTTTTAGGGTTCACGTTAACCCTTCCCACACCATATGGCTGAATATGCGACCGACTAACGTGACCAGCAACGAGACGGTGTACGAATGTTTCGAATGCGGGGCGCGGACCGGTGCCGCCGACGCCGGACGATGTAGCGAGTGCGGCGGGGAACTGCTGAACCTCGGCGTCTCGCGGGACCTCTGACGGCGGCGGTGAGACCGCCCTCCGTCCGCCGAAGCCGCTAGTTACCGGAGAAGTCGATTCGACTCCCGGTAGAGAGATCCACGTCGCTCGCCGGGCCGATCCCGTCGAACTCGAAGCGGTCGTCGGTGAGGTACACTCCGCCGTCGGCGACGGTCACGTCGACGGGGTCCAGATTGGCCCCCTCGCAGGGGCCGTGTGTGCACTCGCCGTCGCCCGGCCGGAACGTCGCACCGTGTTTCGCACAGAGCAGTTCGCCGTCCCGAACCGACGCGCCGGATCCCCTGTCGAGGCGGACGTCGGTCCAGTGCGGGCAGTAGTTGCGCCAGGCGGCAACCGAGCCGTCGCCGCCCAGTCGCGTCAGGATCACCTCGTCCTCGTCGAACCCGTCCCGGACGGAACAGAGCAGGGTCCCGTCGTCGGGCACCGCGTCCACGTCCGCGATCCGGTCGGCCTCGTCCATACGCCTCCCAGCCGCGCCGAGGGTTTGAATCGTGCGAAAGCGACCGGCGCGCACGCCAACGGTTGGCCGCGCTACTCGTAGTGGCGGCGCTCGACGAGCCTGTCGAACAGCTTCGACAGCAGCTGCGTCACCGGGCCGCCGCCGACCTCGATGCCGTCGACGGTGGCCACCGGCCGGACCTCCCACGTCGTGTTCGTCAGGAACGCCTCGTCGGCCTCCCGCACGTCCTCCGGGTCGTAGCGCCCGGCGTGGCTCGGGACGTCCGTCTCGCGCTCGGCCAGGTCCAGCACGACAGCCCGGGTGATCCCCGGCAGGATGGGAAGCTCCTCGCTCGGCGTGTGGAGGCCGCGGTTGTCGACGAAAAAGAGGTTGCTCGTCGCCCCCTCCGCGACCGAGCCGTCTGGACCGCGCAGGAGCGCCTCGTCGCCGTCCGTCAGTTCGCGCCGCGCGAGGATCCCGTTCAGGTAGTTGTGCGTCTTGGCGTCGGACGGGAGCGCTGCGTCGTCCGGCTTTCTGGTCTTGACCGTCTGGAGGTCGGCCGGGCCGTCCGGGACCGGCGTCCCGTCGACGCCGCCACGCGGGAGTTCTGCGGCGGTCACGACGACCGTCGGGTCGACCTCGGGGTCCGGCGTCAGCTTCCCCGGCTGGACGCCGCGAGTGATCGCGAGGCGGACGGACGCATCGGCGAGGCCGTTCGCGTCGAGCACCTCCTGAACGCGAACCCGCAGGTCGGCGTCCGAGACGCCGTGGTCGATGCCGAGCGTCTCGCAGGTCCGGTGGAGCCGGTCGAGATGCGCGCCCCACTCGAACACCTCGCCGCCGTACACCCGGATCGTCTCGAACGCCGCGTCGCCGTACCGGAACCCGCGGTCGCGGACGCTCACCGTCGCCTCTTCGGCCGGGACGAGTTCGCCGTTTACGTGATACTGCATACGAAGTTCTGGATCAGTCGCTTGCCGGCGTCGAGCGAACGGGCGTCGTCGCCGCCGCGCTCGCCCGTGCCGGTGAGGATGCTTTCGGGGTGGAACTGGACGCCGACGTGCGGCTTCGACTCGTGACGGACGCCCATCAGGACGCCGCGCTCGTCGTCGGTCCGGGCCGTCTCGACCAGGGGGGCCGGCAGGTCAGCTCGCTCAACCGCGAGGGAGTGGTAGCGCCCGGCTTCGAGCGGGTCCGCAAGGTCAGCGAACACGCCCCGGCCGTCGTGGGTGACCTGTGAGGGCTTGCCGTGAACCACGTCCGGCGCGTGGCCGACCTGCGCGCCGTGGGCGGCACACAGCGCCTGATGGCCGAGACAGACGCCGAGCGCCGGGTAGTCGGTCTCCGCGAACAGCGGCACCGAGACGCCGGCCTCTGCCGGCGTTCCGGGGCCGGGCGAGACGACGACGCCGTCGGGGTCCAGCTCGCGGACCCCGGCGACGTCTATCTCGTCGTTTCGCCGGACGACGACGCCGTCATTGGTTGCGTCGTCGTCCACACCGTCTCGGTTTCCGGCCACCGCCTCGCCGACGTACTGCACGAGGTTGTACGCGAAGGAGTCGTAGTTGTCGACGACGAGGATCACGGCGGACCACCGTCCGTGGTCGCGCTCGACGGCTGGGAATCGCGTCCGTCGCCGCCCTCTACTGCGAGCGTGGCGCGGTCGCCCAGCGCCTCGTCGACGGCGGTCACGAGCGCCCGCGCCTTGTCGAGCGTCTCGTCGTACTCGCTGTCGGGGTCGGAGTCGTCGACGACGCCCGCCCCGACGCGCAGGCCGTACTCGTCGCCGTGTCGGACCAGCGTCCGGATGACGATGTTCAGTGTCGCGCGCCCGTCGAAGCCGAAGATCCCGACGCTGCCGGTGTACGGGCCGCGTCTGGTCGCCTCCACCTCGTCGATGATCGCCATCGTCCGTGGCTTGGGCGCGCCGGTGATCGTGCCGCCGGGGAACGTCGCCGCGACGGCGTCGGCGAGCGTCGCGTCGTCCCGCAGCGTCCCGGCGACCGACGAGACCAGATGCATCACCTCGGCGTAGCGGTCGACGCGGCGGTACTCCTCGACCGCGACGCTGCCGTACGCACAGACCTTGCCGAGGTCGTTGCGCTCCAGGTCGACCAGCATCGCGTGCTCTGCGCGCTCCTTCTCGTCGCTCGTCAGGTCGGCTTCGAGCCGTTCGTCCGCCGCCGCTGTGTCGCCGCGCGGCCGCGTCCCGGCGATCGGCTCCGTCCGGACGCGGTCGCCCTCGCGCTCCAGCAGGAGTTCGGGGCTGGCGCTCACCAGGTCGACGCCTGGGAACTCCAGCAGCGCCGAATAGGGCGCGGGGTTCACCTCGCGGAGCGCGTCGAACGCCGCGACCGGATGGACCGCGGCGGGGGCGGTCAACCGCTGTGAGACGTTGGTCTGGAACGTCTCGCCGTCGCGGATCCGCTGTTTGACCGTCCGTACGCGCTCGGCGAACGTCTCGCGGCCGCAGTCGCTCTCGAACGTCACCTCGTCCGCGTCCGCCGGCGGGGGTTCGACGCCGCGGTCGCCGTCGACGGCCTCGCGGGCGAGCGCCATCGCGCGATCCCGACCGCGGTCGAACGTGTCGTCCGGGTCGCCGTCGACCCGGGGACAGGCGGTCACGCGGAGAACGACCCCGTCCGACCCATCACCGTCGCGCGGCTCCTCCCATGTAGCCAGCCGGTCGTACGCCGCGACCTGCAGGCGCGGCAGGCCGCGGTCGTCGGCCGTCGCGTCGGGCAGGTCCTCCAGTTCGCGGGCGATATCGTAGGAGAGCCAGCCGACGACGCCGCAGGGGTACGGCACGTCGCAGTCCCCACGGACGAGGCGCTCGCCGTCGAGCAGGTCCGCGAGCGCCCCGAGCGACCGTGACCCTGCCGCACGGGACGCGGAGTCGTCGTCGGCATCCGAGACGTCGATCGACACTCGCTCGACCGGGTCGACCGCGAAGTGGCCCCAGCCCGACTGGCCGCCGGTCGTCGCGAGGTACGCGTCCCCGCCGTCGCCGCGGCGCGCGCGTCGGTACGCGGTGAACGGGTCCGAAACCCGGATTTGGACCTCGACCGGAACGCGGGCGTTCGACGGAGCCGCGGCTGCCGTCCGTCGATACGACGCCCTGTCGGTCACGAGCACCGGGTCAGTCACGGTCGCAGTTGGGGCGACGGGCACTAACTCGGTTGCGGTTTACCGGACCTTCGCCCGCTCGACCCACTCGCTGACCCGCTTCTCCGAGAGGTCGGTCTCCGCGGCCACCGACTCGGGGTCGGCCTCGGCGAGTTCGGTGATCGTCTCGATGCCGGCGTCGGCGAGCCGCTCGGCGTAGGCCGGGCCGATGCCCTTGATCTCGTCGACCGGGTCCCCGGCCGGTTCCTCCTCGCCGTCCTCGGCGTCGGCCTCGTCGGTCGGTTCGTCGTCGGTGTCTTCGGTCGAGTCGTCCTCGGCGTCGGCAGCCGATCCGTCGTCGGCATCCTCGGTCGGGTCCGTCGACTCGGCGTCGTCGGCCGAGCCGTCCGCGTCAGCGTCGGTGTCCGCCTCGTCGGCTTCGGTCTCCGAGTCATCCTCGTCGTCGGATTCGGTCGTCGTGTCGGTGCCTTTCACCGCCGCCTCCGTCTCGGCGTCCGGCGACTCCGCCGGTTCGCGCTCGACCGTCACGCCGATGTCGCGCTCCCGGTCGGACTCGTCGTTGTCGTCGAACCCGAGCAACGATTTCAGCTTTTTCAGTACCATTGCCTGACAGTAGATAGTCGGACTACTTAAACTCGTCCGCCCCGGTCAGAGCCGCGCCCGGAGCGCCGCGTCCATGGTCTCGACCGGGGCATCCCGGCCGGTCCAGCGCTCGAACGCCGCCGCACCCTGGTACAGCAGCATCCGCGCGCCGTCGACGGTCGTCGCGCCTGCGGCGTCGGCGTCCCGGAGCAGGCGCGTCT carries:
- the pabB gene encoding aminodeoxychorismate synthase, component I; its protein translation is MTDPVLVTDRASYRRTAAAAPSNARVPVEVQIRVSDPFTAYRRARRGDGGDAYLATTGGQSGWGHFAVDPVERVSIDVSDADDDSASRAAGSRSLGALADLLDGERLVRGDCDVPYPCGVVGWLSYDIARELEDLPDATADDRGLPRLQVAAYDRLATWEEPRDGDGSDGVVLRVTACPRVDGDPDDTFDRGRDRAMALAREAVDGDRGVEPPPADADEVTFESDCGRETFAERVRTVKQRIRDGETFQTNVSQRLTAPAAVHPVAAFDALREVNPAPYSALLEFPGVDLVSASPELLLEREGDRVRTEPIAGTRPRGDTAAADERLEADLTSDEKERAEHAMLVDLERNDLGKVCAYGSVAVEEYRRVDRYAEVMHLVSSVAGTLRDDATLADAVAATFPGGTITGAPKPRTMAIIDEVEATRRGPYTGSVGIFGFDGRATLNIVIRTLVRHGDEYGLRVGAGVVDDSDPDSEYDETLDKARALVTAVDEALGDRATLAVEGGDGRDSQPSSATTDGGPP
- a CDS encoding helix-hairpin-helix domain-containing protein; its protein translation is MVLKKLKSLLGFDDNDESDRERDIGVTVEREPAESPDAETEAAVKGTDTTTESDDEDDSETEADEADTDADADGSADDAESTDPTEDADDGSAADAEDDSTEDTDDEPTDEADAEDGEEEPAGDPVDEIKGIGPAYAERLADAGIETITELAEADPESVAAETDLSEKRVSEWVERAKVR